One Zeugodacus cucurbitae isolate PBARC_wt_2022May chromosome 3, idZeuCucr1.2, whole genome shotgun sequence genomic region harbors:
- the LOC105212902 gene encoding ankyrin repeat and LEM domain-containing protein 1 isoform X2 has product MYLKRKFSMELQRTISSIKAFQRIQNYEKFENLSTTYFNSSPIWCNKKKRGLNERVIWQQFLNAIFYVGKAKSTRPYSHLYKAINKLNKQAELLNENENSIQTTKFSKADRIIDIWKSGFGVVNLHVFHNISSYEAYTREAAIIDAISLPNLTNQKRGVYYGPSSKWTANGKKSLGIALLYRAMKIFMTEGEAQLFPCDFD; this is encoded by the exons ATGTATTTAAAAAGAA aattttctatGGAATTGCAACGGACGATTTCTTCCATAAAAGCCTTCCAACGTATTCAAAATTATGAGAAATTCGAAAACTTATCCACAACTTATTTCAACTCTAGCCCAATTTGGTGCAATAAAAAGAAACGA GGTCTTAATGAACGAGTAATTTGGCAACAGTTTTTGAACGCGATTTTCTATGTGGGAAAAGCAAAATCAACGCGCCCATATTCACATTTATATAAAGCCATAAACAAATTGAACAAACAAG CCGAGCTTTTAAATGAGAATGAAAACAGTATTCAAACAACTAAATTCAGCAAGGCAGATCGTATTATCGATATTTGGAAAAGTGGTTTCGGTGTTGTTAATCTCCACGTCTTCCACAATATATCATCATATGAAGCGTACACTCGTGAG GCCGCCATAATAGATGCAATAAGTCTCCCTAATTTAACAAACCAAAAACGAGGAGTTTACTATGGACCTTCAAGTAAATGGACCGCTAACGGAAAGAAAAGTTTGGGAATAGCCTTGCTTTACAGGGCCATGAAAATATTCATGACGGAAGGCGAGGCTCAGCTATTTCCTTGTGATTTTGATTAA
- the LOC105212902 gene encoding ankyrin repeat and LEM domain-containing protein 1 isoform X1, with amino-acid sequence MYLKRKFSMELQRTISSIKAFQRIQNYEKFENLSTTYFNSSPIWCNKKKRVLKQCYIYFLIDPRISRNLPIRAKENGLNERVIWQQFLNAIFYVGKAKSTRPYSHLYKAINKLNKQAELLNENENSIQTTKFSKADRIIDIWKSGFGVVNLHVFHNISSYEAYTREAAIIDAISLPNLTNQKRGVYYGPSSKWTANGKKSLGIALLYRAMKIFMTEGEAQLFPCDFD; translated from the exons ATGTATTTAAAAAGAA aattttctatGGAATTGCAACGGACGATTTCTTCCATAAAAGCCTTCCAACGTATTCAAAATTATGAGAAATTCGAAAACTTATCCACAACTTATTTCAACTCTAGCCCAATTTGGTGCAATAAAAAGAAACGAGTATTAAAACAGtgttatatatactttttaataGACCCGAGGATTTCTCGTAATCTGCCTATCAGAGCTAAAGAAAAT GGTCTTAATGAACGAGTAATTTGGCAACAGTTTTTGAACGCGATTTTCTATGTGGGAAAAGCAAAATCAACGCGCCCATATTCACATTTATATAAAGCCATAAACAAATTGAACAAACAAG CCGAGCTTTTAAATGAGAATGAAAACAGTATTCAAACAACTAAATTCAGCAAGGCAGATCGTATTATCGATATTTGGAAAAGTGGTTTCGGTGTTGTTAATCTCCACGTCTTCCACAATATATCATCATATGAAGCGTACACTCGTGAG GCCGCCATAATAGATGCAATAAGTCTCCCTAATTTAACAAACCAAAAACGAGGAGTTTACTATGGACCTTCAAGTAAATGGACCGCTAACGGAAAGAAAAGTTTGGGAATAGCCTTGCTTTACAGGGCCATGAAAATATTCATGACGGAAGGCGAGGCTCAGCTATTTCCTTGTGATTTTGATTAA
- the LOC105212911 gene encoding uncharacterized protein LOC105212911: MAGGSHYRIKMVSILSDKDLLRYQEAVKKRASKRSKSKTSLSSVEAGSILVQEIAPQSSIITHDHPKIFMYLQLQDIVNLPSGDNKRFFVSLRHNNTDYEDTKELDQERKLSAFAIPIEQYNMDVANMFSDEPVAIILTVVSDNENDATEKTIAQGQIDLINFFTNKRTVVTTEILLYPTAFEHMDLEVGTCKTVWHVYSLLPLMRYEDFNNMVFITVESLYNVSSDIMDIAQELSVSLSFRSKFPNEINGFDTTKICTFDYLKRGLINEQDTRYRWASISTDQWHNLGQTTDCGISLHKIFSDLLCTENIDFGFDNISTEKEEALICNLLRRFILNEVLNNILEEVIVYDEQELVMEVYERNNPDTILLRGSIDLSIFIYPYVNSCRYAVHLKPVDVPTFYRDETPINPYHEEGKVTFGIVNICILQPITECQITRDIFRKQLLPEEMKTCLPKDFIEEVIQEKSKAGICEENYKSFDAQIRHLADYIIRKEIHCIEDSKGFLCCQKNELTQKIMKLISCDFNVRVPTKNTTEFANLMTYVYKNLEKRCFEILQKCQRPKTVLQKGLEIQKIALYMSIIKVLNEVGAEDLAKIYNAKLEKQETAEFHVEGYKFLYNIEKQNFAEAKEHIRKSKEQKFLFGDYHDGLFEIYITFVETLLSETTHNEALQYLLQELEIYSRKFPKESSTWILLYCIYSKCGYMPGMSYSRLKFENLKKEFTKNNELPLSLWDLYCKLSLEFTTKRATHFYKAVQEFLELGLYKFAQIIFEKILIECTEAEKYFVTTTLRLLLREITVAYSMRTFQGLKTTIFQAHINGHLHYYWGNKLGAKECYAVIMHNMQNVDDVGVFQMSIIRYANYLFEHGKYEKAISAYGDCTRISSCNVKALYELGRAFYRLGKYQKAEQKFSACTNHGIHIPDVWGYLALVNLKMNNTYKALESWKYAKINPDNIISKEIYSELKKIDLKDVTLIVDDADAEATADSYKNA, from the exons ATGGCGGGAGGTTCACATTATAGAATAAAAATGGTTAGTATCCTTAGCGACAAGGACCTGCTGCGATATCAGGAAGCCGTAAAGAAACGCGCATCGAAAAGATCTAAGTCGAAAACGTCACTTTCGTCGGTGGAGGCGGGATCAATACTTGTACAAGAAATTGCGCCGCAATCTAGCATTATAACGCATGAccatccaaaaatatttatgtacttacaatTGCAAGACATAGTAAATCTGCCGAGCGGTGATAACAAGAGGTTCTTCGTTTCCTTGCGTCACAATAACACTGACTATGAGGACACAAAGGAGTTGGACCAAGAACGTAAATTGAGCGCCTTTGCCATACCGATCGAACAATACAATATGGATGTGGCTAATATGTTTAGTGATGAGCCGGTCGCTATTATTTTAACGGTAGTATCAGACAATGAAAATGACGCTACAGAAAAAACAATTGCCCAGGGGCAAATAGATCTGATAAATTTCTTCACAAATAAGCGCACAGTAGTTACTACCGAAATTTTATTGTACCCAACGGCATTTGAACATATGGATTTGGAAGTGGGAACTTGTAAAACCGTATGGCATGTGTACTCTCTGCTGCCATTAATGAGATACGAAGATTTCAATAATATGGTTTTCATAACTGTGGAATCCTTATACAACGTGAGCTCTGACATCATGGATATAGCACAGGAATTGAGTGTAAGCCTATCATTCCGTTCTAAATTTCCAAATGAAATCAACGGATTCGACACGACAAAAATATGCACCTTTGATTATTTGAAAAGAGGATTAATCAATGAACAAGATACCAGATATCGGTGGGCAAGTATTTCAACGGATCAATGGCACAACTTGGGCCAAACTACTGACTGTGGTATATCTCTACATAAAATCTTCAGTGATTTATTATGCACAGAGAATATAGATTTTGGTTTTGATAATATATCTACGGAAAAAGAAGAAGcgctaatttgtaatttgttacGGCGCTTCATCTTGAATGAAGTGTTGAATAACATTCTGGAAGAAGTGATTGTGTACGACGAACAAGAGCTTGTAATGGAGGTGTACGAGCGCAACAATCCAGACACCATTCTATTAAGGGGCAGTATAGACTTGTCGATATTTATATATCCATATG TTAACTCCTGTCGTTACGCCGTACATTTGAAACCGGTCGATGTGCCGACCTTTTACCGTGATGAAACGCCTATAAATCCCTACCATGAGGAGGGTAAAGTAACATTTGGGATCgtgaatatttgtatattgcaGCCCATAACGGAATGTCAAATCACCCGAGATATTTTTAGAAAGCAATTACTCCCCGAGGAAATGAAAACATGTTTGCCTAAAGATTTTATAGAAGAAGTAATTCAAGAAAAAAGCAAAGCGGGCATTTGCGAAGAGAACTACAAAAGTTTTGATGCCCAAATACGTCACTTAGCTGATTACATTATAAGGAAAGAAATACATTGCATCGAAGATTCCAAGGGATTTTTATGCTGTCAAAAGAATGAATTGACTCAAAAAATCATGAAATTGATTTCATGCGATTTCAATGTTCGTGTGCCAACCAAAAATACCACAGAATTCgcg aatctGATGACGTACGTTTATAAAAACTTGGAGAAgagatgttttgaaattttgcaaaaatgtcAGAGACCCAAAACCGTGCTCCAAAAAGGTCtggaaatccaaaaaattgctTTATACATGAGTATAATAAAGGTCCTGAACGAAGTTGGTGCAGAAGATTTAGCGAAAATTTACAACGCAAAG CTGGAAAAGCAGGAGACCGCTGAGTTTCATGTCGAAGGCTACAAATTCttatataatatagagaagCAAAATTTCGCAGAAGCTAAGGAACACATTCGAAAATCAAAGGAGCAAAAATTTCTCTTTGGTGATTATCATGA TGGTCTATTTGAAATTTACATAACCTTCGTAGAAACGTTGTTGTCAGAAACCACACATAACGAAGCGCTCCAATACCTGCTTCAAGAGTTGGAGATATACTCAAGGAAATTTCCAAAAGAATCTTCAACATGGATTCTACTTTACTGTATATACAGTAAATGCGGTTACATGCCAGGCATGAGTTATTCTCGTTTGAAAtttgagaatttgaaaaaagaGTTTACCAAAAATAATGAGCTGCCGCTGAGTCTTTGGGACCTTTATTGTAAACTAAGTCTCGAATTTACAACTAAAAGGGCAACGCACTTTTACAAAGCCGTACAAGAATTCTTGGAACTGGGATTAtataaatttgcacaaataatttttgaaaaaattttaattgaatgcaCCGAAGCGGAGAAGTATTTCGTTACGACCActttacgacttttacttcgaGAAATAACAGTCGCATACTCGATGCGTACATTTCAAGGACTTAAAACG ACAATTTTCCAAGCACATATCAATGGACATTTGCATTATTATTGGGGCAATAAACTTGGCGCCAAAGAGTGTTACGCTGTAATTATGCATAATATGCAAAACGTGGATGATGTCGGAGTTTTCCAAATGAGCATTATTCGATATGCGAACTATTTATTTGAACATGGGAAATATGAGAAGGCAATCAGTGCATATGGAGATTGCACAAGAATCAGTAGTTGCAATGTGAAGGCGCTTTATGAGCTTGGAAGGGCTTTTTATCGG TTGGGAAAATATCAGAAGGCAGAACAAAAGTTTTCGGCTTGCACCAATCATGGCATACATATACCAGATGTGTGGGGCTACTTGGCACTGGTCAATCTCAAAATGAATAACACATACAAGGCTTTAGAATCTTGGAAATACGCGAAAATt aaCCCGGATAATATTATAAGCAAAGAAATTTATAGTGAATTGAAGAAAATCGACTTGAAAGATGTAACATTAATCGTTGATGATGCGGATGCTGAAGCTACTGCCGATAGctataaaaatgcttaa
- the LOC105212903 gene encoding integrator complex subunit 14 yields MPTIIALDVSLSMQRQIPGRSEENALTYHQLAVKGISQLLEHLSATSKLEYVSLIIYSTTSEVKVDFTRDYDMIRQALKKVEPGDKLCLISMLKNVASILSTNWGTQNYSQVVVFTDCGLGFGSTALKGFFHSYVDKEDEPQFDWIKQLKAVKLNFVCMGVQSDYYFTRSLPVYQQLIDFTGLKAQLYMPKAVKETVEGTENTNDTNKSSNNNSVNTTTSTTGSHSSHKSELGRTAMFDLIERICEANFKPYEVTLKAGGYFRLECPVVIWPRPVPYKMENSERTEIQISQKIEICGFLSLSEIGSPVSLSRHLVVPKVDREKPVRRSSEKSSSSKSSSSVNASSTTKPTLDVNQPNYEYEKLEQEIREFYTKDIKDGDESSEDTETNMNKSGSGALTTAAERESMCVLLHGAMKVENLAALVLLNDNWYGFLYSYADSKKKSNLMLNILPPGNNVIPWLGDLQLLGFVEDLMPGETSAFPVKADKRSYSQSCVVWIKQVSLQSDVQKVLRHAKKMPEKTQHFFKELNRIRRAALSIGFVDLLEAMATLFEKEISQLSLGTNPECSMQLKHAANELRTESSLDIKTSIVPLQKFGSAGGGNDSAPSSVSGFMY; encoded by the exons ATGCCAACTATTATTGCTTTGGATG tgTCATTATCTATGCAACGCCAAATACCCGGCCGGAGTGAAGAAAATGCTCTTACATACCATCAGTTAGCAGTCAAGGGTATATCGCAATTACTGGAACATTTGTCGGCTACATCAAAGTTGGAATATGTTTCATTAATCATATACTCCACAACATCCGAGGTAAAGGTGGATTTTACAAGAGATTATGACATGATTCGTCAAGCTCTAAAAAAAGTAGAACCTGGCGACAAGCTTTGCCTCATCAGTATGTTGAAAAATGTTGCTAGTATATTGTCCACGAATTGGGGCACTCAGAACTACTCTCAGGTTGTGGTGTTTACAGATTGTGGTTTGGG TTTTGGCAGCACCGCACTCAAGGGCTTTTTCCACAGTTATGTGGACAAAGAAGATGAACCGCAATTCGACTGGATTAAACAACTGAAGGCGGTCAAGTTAAATTTTGTGTGTATGGGAGTTCAAAGTGATTATTACTTCACACGATCCTTGCCAGTATATCAGCAGCTTATCGATTTTACAGGGCTTAAAG CTCAACTTTATATGCCGAAAGCAGTAAAAGAAACCGTGGAAGGTACTGAAAATACAAATGACACCAATAAGTcctcaaacaacaacagcgtcaaTACAACGACATCTACAACGGGATCGCATTCAAGCCACAAAAGTGAGCTTGGTCGCACTGCTATGTTCGATTTAATTGAAAGAATTTGCGAGGCCAATTTCAAACCTTACGAAGTTACTCTTAAAGCTGGTGGATATTTCCGATTAGAGTGTCCTGTCGTTATATGGCCACGACCGGTAccatataaaatggaaaatagtgaAAGAACTGAAATACAAATATCACAGAAAATAGAGATCTGCGGGTTTTTGTCACTTTCGGAAATTGGTTCACCCGTTTCTTTAAGCCGACATTTAGTTGTTCCTAAAGTGGATAGAGAAAAGCCAGTTCGACGTTCATCCGAAAAATCAAGTTCCTCAAAATCCTCATCAAGTGTTAACGCCAGTTCTACTACAAAACCAACATTAGACGTAAACCAACCAAACTATGAGTACGAAAAATTAGAACAGGAAATACGAGAATTTTACACAAAAGACATTAAAGACGGCGATGAGAGCAGTGAGGATACTGAAACCAATATGAATAAAAGTGGCAGTGGTGCCTTAACAACCGCAGCTGAAAGAGAATCGATGTGCGTATTACTCCATGGCGCTATGAAAGTCGAAAACTTAGCTGCTTTGGTATTACTAAACGATAATTGGTATGGTTTTCTCTATTCCTATGCGGATAGTAAGAAAAAGTCCAATTTAATGTTGAACATCTTGCCACCTGGTAATAATGTTATTCCCTGGTTGGGCGACTTGCAGTTATTGGGTTTTGTTGAAGATTTAATGCCCGGCGAAACAAGCGCGTTTCCAGTGAAGGCCGATAAACGTTCATATTCGCAAAGTTGTGTGGTGTGGATAAAACAGGTGAGTTTGCAGTCCGATGTGCAAAAAGTGCTGCGACATGCGAAGAAAATGCCAGAGAAGACGCAGCATTTCTTCAAGGAATTGAACCGCATACGACGTGCTGCACTATCCATTGGCTTTGTTGATCTACTCGAAGCTATGGCGACCCTATTTGAAAAGGAAATTTCACAACTTTCGTTGGGCACTAATCCAGAGTGCAGCATGCAACTAAAACATGCCGCAAATGAATTGCGCACTGAATCAAGTCTGGACATAAAGACGTCGATTGTGCCATTACAAAAATTCGGGTCAGCGGGTGGTGGCAACGATAGCGCGCCTTCGTCAGTATCTGGTTTTATGTATTAA